A single window of Poecilia reticulata strain Guanapo linkage group LG10, Guppy_female_1.0+MT, whole genome shotgun sequence DNA harbors:
- the f9a gene encoding coagulation factor IXa isoform X2, which produces MAQRVCVGFTLKVRMARAFLSLLLLDFQLGSAAPNTVLLSEKTADSFLRRHKRENTGMFEEILQGNLERECVEEKCNLEEAREIFENDEKTMAFWSRYADGNQCASSPCLNQGSCKDHLGYYSCTCVSGFTGTNCEIVLQKRCDVNNGDCKHFCGTIGTFGAKCFCATGYELMSDGVSCEATVEFPCGKTGLTIAKPVVRSFYNPGLPDHLNATSPTNMTPTAAAAAAASTTEPDLDSYDYDDFGQNQSLSGVLSGESNHSENTSSESQTPFKRIVGGRSVTPGEIPWQVGLIAKPSGRLFCGGSILSERWVITAAHCLREAAGSFSVRVGEHNTEITEGREKDYELLEEHPHPRYNATLNIYNHDIALLYLKEPISFSAAVRPICIGPMAFIEDLVKQPSPATVSGWGRTRFMGFTSNILQKVEVPLVDQTECKKSSNERITPVMFCAGFYDVAKDACQGDSGGPHAKSYRDTWFLTGIVSWGEECAKEGKYGVYTRVSVYYSWIKNVISVTKRRLALDVEYPDS; this is translated from the exons ATGGCCCAAAGGGTTTGTGTTGGATTTACGTTAAAAGTTAGGATGGCACGAGCTTTTCTGTCTTTGCTGCTTTTGGACTTTCAACTTGGCTCCGCAG CTCCAAACACTGTGCTCCTCTCTGAGAAGACAGCCGACAGCTTCCTCAGGAGACACAAACGTGAGAACACTGGGATGTTCGAGGAGATCCTGCAGGGAAACCTGGAAAGAGAATGTGTGGAAGAGAAATGTAACCTGGAAGAAGCCAGGGAGATATTTGAGAACGATGAAAAGACT ATGGCATTTTGGTCAAGATATGCAG atggcaatcAGTGCGCGTCGAGCCCATGTCTGAACCAGGGGTCATGCAAAGACCATCTGGGCTACTACAGCTGCACATGTGTGTCTGGCTTCACTGGCACCAACTGTGAGATCG TCTTACAAAAAAGATGCGACGTAAACAATGGAGACTGCAAGCACTTCTGTGGCACGATAGGAACCTTTGGGGCAAAATGCTTCTGCGCAACAGGATACGAGTTGATGTCGGATGGGGTCAGCTGTGAAGCAACAG TTGAATTCCCCTGTGGGAAAACTGGACTAACCATTGCGAAGCCAGTCGTAAGGTCTTTCTACAACCCCGGGCTTCCAGACCACCTGAACGCCACGTCTCCTACCAACATGACgcccacagcagcagcagcagcagcagccagcacCACAGAGCCAGATCTGGATTCGTATGACTATGATGACTTTGGTCAGAATCAGTCTCTTAGTGGTGTGCTTTCAGGGGAATCCAATCACTCTGAAAACACCTCTTCGGAGTCACAAACACCTTTCAAACGTATAGTTGGTGGGAGGTCAGTCACTCCAGGAGAGATTCCCTGGCAG GTCGGACTGATAGCGAAACCCAGTGGTCGGTTATTCTGTGGGGGCTCCATCCTCTCAGAGCGCTGGGTCATCACTGCTGCTCATTGTCTGAGGGAGGCGGCCGGCTCCTTCTCGGTCAGAGTGG GGGAACATAACACTGAAATCACAGAGGGCCGAGAGAAAGACTACGAGTTGTTGGAGGAACACCCCCATCCACGCTACAACGCAACCTTAAACATATACAACCATGACATTGCCTTGCTCTACCTCAAAGAGCCCATCAGCTTCTCAGCAGCAGTCCGACCGATCTGCATCGGGCCCATGGCTTTCATCGAGGACTTGGTGAAGCAGCCCTCCCCGGCTACGGTGAGCGGCTGGGGCCGCACTCGCTTCATGGGGTTCACGTCCAACATTCTGCAGAAGGTCGAGGTTCCCCTAGTAGATCAGACGGAGTGTAAGAAAAGCAGCAACGAAAGGATCACTCCTGTCATGTTCTGCGCCGGATTCTACGACGTGGCCAAGGATGCCTGCCAGGGCGACAGCGGAGGTCCTCACGCAAAAAGCTACCGAGACACTTGGTTCCTGACGGGGATTGTGAGTTGGGGGGAGGAATGTGCAAAAGAAGGGAAGTACGGCGTGTACACCCGGGTTTCTGTTTACTACAGCTGGATAAAGAACGTGATAAGTGTAACTAAACGCAGGCTGGCTTTGGATGTGGAATACCCAGACTCATGA
- the f9a gene encoding coagulation factor IXa isoform X1: MAQRVCVGFTLKVRMARAFLSLLLLDFQLGSAAPNTVLLSEKTADSFLRRHKRENTGMFEEILQGNLERECVEEKCNLEEAREIFENDEKTMAFWSRYADGNQCASSPCLNQGSCKDHLGYYSCTCVSGFTGTNCEIVLQKRCDVNNGDCKHFCGTIGTFGAKCFCATGYELMSDGVSCEATVEFPCGKTGLTIAKPVVRSFYNPGLPDHLNATSPTNMTPTAAAAAAASTTEPDLDSYDYDDFGQNQSLSGVLSGESNHSENTSSESQTPFKRIVGGRSVTPGEIPWQVLFRRTDTRNLVASCTAFCFCPPVRSSVLFCQVGLIAKPSGRLFCGGSILSERWVITAAHCLREAAGSFSVRVGEHNTEITEGREKDYELLEEHPHPRYNATLNIYNHDIALLYLKEPISFSAAVRPICIGPMAFIEDLVKQPSPATVSGWGRTRFMGFTSNILQKVEVPLVDQTECKKSSNERITPVMFCAGFYDVAKDACQGDSGGPHAKSYRDTWFLTGIVSWGEECAKEGKYGVYTRVSVYYSWIKNVISVTKRRLALDVEYPDS, from the exons ATGGCCCAAAGGGTTTGTGTTGGATTTACGTTAAAAGTTAGGATGGCACGAGCTTTTCTGTCTTTGCTGCTTTTGGACTTTCAACTTGGCTCCGCAG CTCCAAACACTGTGCTCCTCTCTGAGAAGACAGCCGACAGCTTCCTCAGGAGACACAAACGTGAGAACACTGGGATGTTCGAGGAGATCCTGCAGGGAAACCTGGAAAGAGAATGTGTGGAAGAGAAATGTAACCTGGAAGAAGCCAGGGAGATATTTGAGAACGATGAAAAGACT ATGGCATTTTGGTCAAGATATGCAG atggcaatcAGTGCGCGTCGAGCCCATGTCTGAACCAGGGGTCATGCAAAGACCATCTGGGCTACTACAGCTGCACATGTGTGTCTGGCTTCACTGGCACCAACTGTGAGATCG TCTTACAAAAAAGATGCGACGTAAACAATGGAGACTGCAAGCACTTCTGTGGCACGATAGGAACCTTTGGGGCAAAATGCTTCTGCGCAACAGGATACGAGTTGATGTCGGATGGGGTCAGCTGTGAAGCAACAG TTGAATTCCCCTGTGGGAAAACTGGACTAACCATTGCGAAGCCAGTCGTAAGGTCTTTCTACAACCCCGGGCTTCCAGACCACCTGAACGCCACGTCTCCTACCAACATGACgcccacagcagcagcagcagcagcagccagcacCACAGAGCCAGATCTGGATTCGTATGACTATGATGACTTTGGTCAGAATCAGTCTCTTAGTGGTGTGCTTTCAGGGGAATCCAATCACTCTGAAAACACCTCTTCGGAGTCACAAACACCTTTCAAACGTATAGTTGGTGGGAGGTCAGTCACTCCAGGAGAGATTCCCTGGCAGGTACTGTTCAGACGCACAGATACCAGGAACCTTGTGGCATCCTGCACAGCATTCTGTTTCTGCCCCCCAGTCCgttcatcagttttattttgccaGGTCGGACTGATAGCGAAACCCAGTGGTCGGTTATTCTGTGGGGGCTCCATCCTCTCAGAGCGCTGGGTCATCACTGCTGCTCATTGTCTGAGGGAGGCGGCCGGCTCCTTCTCGGTCAGAGTGG GGGAACATAACACTGAAATCACAGAGGGCCGAGAGAAAGACTACGAGTTGTTGGAGGAACACCCCCATCCACGCTACAACGCAACCTTAAACATATACAACCATGACATTGCCTTGCTCTACCTCAAAGAGCCCATCAGCTTCTCAGCAGCAGTCCGACCGATCTGCATCGGGCCCATGGCTTTCATCGAGGACTTGGTGAAGCAGCCCTCCCCGGCTACGGTGAGCGGCTGGGGCCGCACTCGCTTCATGGGGTTCACGTCCAACATTCTGCAGAAGGTCGAGGTTCCCCTAGTAGATCAGACGGAGTGTAAGAAAAGCAGCAACGAAAGGATCACTCCTGTCATGTTCTGCGCCGGATTCTACGACGTGGCCAAGGATGCCTGCCAGGGCGACAGCGGAGGTCCTCACGCAAAAAGCTACCGAGACACTTGGTTCCTGACGGGGATTGTGAGTTGGGGGGAGGAATGTGCAAAAGAAGGGAAGTACGGCGTGTACACCCGGGTTTCTGTTTACTACAGCTGGATAAAGAACGTGATAAGTGTAACTAAACGCAGGCTGGCTTTGGATGTGGAATACCCAGACTCATGA
- the f9a gene encoding coagulation factor IXa isoform X3: MFEEILQGNLERECVEEKCNLEEAREIFENDEKTMAFWSRYADGNQCASSPCLNQGSCKDHLGYYSCTCVSGFTGTNCEIVLQKRCDVNNGDCKHFCGTIGTFGAKCFCATGYELMSDGVSCEATVEFPCGKTGLTIAKPVVRSFYNPGLPDHLNATSPTNMTPTAAAAAAASTTEPDLDSYDYDDFGQNQSLSGVLSGESNHSENTSSESQTPFKRIVGGRSVTPGEIPWQVLFRRTDTRNLVASCTAFCFCPPVRSSVLFCQVGLIAKPSGRLFCGGSILSERWVITAAHCLREAAGSFSVRVGEHNTEITEGREKDYELLEEHPHPRYNATLNIYNHDIALLYLKEPISFSAAVRPICIGPMAFIEDLVKQPSPATVSGWGRTRFMGFTSNILQKVEVPLVDQTECKKSSNERITPVMFCAGFYDVAKDACQGDSGGPHAKSYRDTWFLTGIVSWGEECAKEGKYGVYTRVSVYYSWIKNVISVTKRRLALDVEYPDS, translated from the exons ATGTTCGAGGAGATCCTGCAGGGAAACCTGGAAAGAGAATGTGTGGAAGAGAAATGTAACCTGGAAGAAGCCAGGGAGATATTTGAGAACGATGAAAAGACT ATGGCATTTTGGTCAAGATATGCAG atggcaatcAGTGCGCGTCGAGCCCATGTCTGAACCAGGGGTCATGCAAAGACCATCTGGGCTACTACAGCTGCACATGTGTGTCTGGCTTCACTGGCACCAACTGTGAGATCG TCTTACAAAAAAGATGCGACGTAAACAATGGAGACTGCAAGCACTTCTGTGGCACGATAGGAACCTTTGGGGCAAAATGCTTCTGCGCAACAGGATACGAGTTGATGTCGGATGGGGTCAGCTGTGAAGCAACAG TTGAATTCCCCTGTGGGAAAACTGGACTAACCATTGCGAAGCCAGTCGTAAGGTCTTTCTACAACCCCGGGCTTCCAGACCACCTGAACGCCACGTCTCCTACCAACATGACgcccacagcagcagcagcagcagcagccagcacCACAGAGCCAGATCTGGATTCGTATGACTATGATGACTTTGGTCAGAATCAGTCTCTTAGTGGTGTGCTTTCAGGGGAATCCAATCACTCTGAAAACACCTCTTCGGAGTCACAAACACCTTTCAAACGTATAGTTGGTGGGAGGTCAGTCACTCCAGGAGAGATTCCCTGGCAGGTACTGTTCAGACGCACAGATACCAGGAACCTTGTGGCATCCTGCACAGCATTCTGTTTCTGCCCCCCAGTCCgttcatcagttttattttgccaGGTCGGACTGATAGCGAAACCCAGTGGTCGGTTATTCTGTGGGGGCTCCATCCTCTCAGAGCGCTGGGTCATCACTGCTGCTCATTGTCTGAGGGAGGCGGCCGGCTCCTTCTCGGTCAGAGTGG GGGAACATAACACTGAAATCACAGAGGGCCGAGAGAAAGACTACGAGTTGTTGGAGGAACACCCCCATCCACGCTACAACGCAACCTTAAACATATACAACCATGACATTGCCTTGCTCTACCTCAAAGAGCCCATCAGCTTCTCAGCAGCAGTCCGACCGATCTGCATCGGGCCCATGGCTTTCATCGAGGACTTGGTGAAGCAGCCCTCCCCGGCTACGGTGAGCGGCTGGGGCCGCACTCGCTTCATGGGGTTCACGTCCAACATTCTGCAGAAGGTCGAGGTTCCCCTAGTAGATCAGACGGAGTGTAAGAAAAGCAGCAACGAAAGGATCACTCCTGTCATGTTCTGCGCCGGATTCTACGACGTGGCCAAGGATGCCTGCCAGGGCGACAGCGGAGGTCCTCACGCAAAAAGCTACCGAGACACTTGGTTCCTGACGGGGATTGTGAGTTGGGGGGAGGAATGTGCAAAAGAAGGGAAGTACGGCGTGTACACCCGGGTTTCTGTTTACTACAGCTGGATAAAGAACGTGATAAGTGTAACTAAACGCAGGCTGGCTTTGGATGTGGAATACCCAGACTCATGA